The following are from one region of the Aspergillus chevalieri M1 DNA, chromosome 1, nearly complete sequence genome:
- the GSP1 gene encoding Ran family GTP-binding nuclear protein (BUSCO:EOG09264LKR;~COG:U;~EggNog:ENOG410PFRI;~InterPro:IPR005225,IPR001806,IPR027417,IPR002041;~PFAM:PF00025,PF08477,PF00071;~go_function: GO:0003924 - GTPase activity [Evidence IEA];~go_function: GO:0005525 - GTP binding [Evidence IEA];~go_process: GO:0006913 - nucleocytoplasmic transport [Evidence IEA]), translating to MAEGAQAPPTFKLVLVGDGGTGKTTFVKRHLTGEFEKKYIATLGVEVHPLTFTTNLGTIQFDVWDTAGQEKFGGLRDGYYINGQCGVIMFDVTSRITYKNVPNWHRDLVRVCENIPIVLTGNKVDVKERKVKAKTITFHRKKNLQYYDISAKSNYNFEKPFLWLARKLVGNPQLEFVAAPALAPPEVQVNPELLEQYQKEMADAAQMPLPDEDDADL from the exons ATGGCTGAAGGCGCGCAGGCCCCACCAACTTTCAAGCTCGTCCTCGTCGGTGACGGTGGTACTGGAAAG ACCACCTTCGTCAAGCGTCACCTGACTGGTGAATTCGAGAAGAAGTACATTGCGACTCTCGGTGTCGAAGTCCACCCTCTTACTTTCACCACC AACCTGGGTACCATTCAGTTCGACGTGTGGGACACTGCTGGCCAGGAGAAGTTCGGTGGTCTCAGAGATGGTTACTATATCAACGGCCAGTGCGGTGTGATCATGTTCGATGTGACCTCCCGTATCACCTACAAGAACGTTCCCAACTGGCACC GTGACCTCGTCCGTGTCTGCGAGAACATCCCCATTGTCCTGACCGGTAACAAGGTCGATGTTAAGGAGCGTAAGGTGAAGGCCAAGACCATCACCTTCCACCGCAAGAAGAACCTCCAGTATTACGATATCTCCGCCAAGTCCAACTACAACTTCGAGAAGCCTTTCCTCTGGCTTGCTCGCAAGCTTGTCGGCAACCCTCAGCTG GAATTCGTTGCCGCCCCCGCTCTTGCTCCTCCCGAGGTGCAGGTCAACCCCGAGCTCCTCGAGCAGTACCAGAAGGAGATGGCCGACGCTGCTCAAATGCCCCTCCccgacgaggacgacgccGACCTGTAA
- a CDS encoding uncharacterized protein (COG:S;~EggNog:ENOG410PVGK;~InterPro:IPR039020;~TransMembrane:7 (o36-56i68-84o96-111i123-142o154-174i186-206o218-239i)) produces MAENFALANRVRHLIVQPSDAALDPPESYLFVQDGLIISCGVIYAMCYLFCMIRAYSDRTLPGKDWGSIQFLAGCMAYEFFYAFTTTTTQNEKLCFLAWFELDIAFTSLVLRRIYGPEQRKKILRNMVFMFTAGVAGLYGLTKLYPDEREQVTAYWTGLALQLPIGYACLYFLWRDQDTAGHSLEIWLTKYIGCYTAYGVFFWRYWNIPQNWEYVGSPLSVGIIILTLIPETIYPFVYIKIHNEKEKKEKLQ; encoded by the exons ATGGCCGAGAACTTCGCTCTCGCAAACCGCGTCCGACATCTCATCGTACAACCCTCCGACGCCGCGCTCGATCCGCCGGAGAGTTATCTGTTTGTGCAGGATGGGCTGATTATCTCGTGCGGTGTGATCTATGCGATGTGTTATTTATTTTGTATGATTCGGGCGTATAGCGATAGGACGCTGCCGGGGAAGGATTGGGGGAGCATTCAATTTCT CGCCGGATGCATGGCCTACGAATTCTTTTACGCCTTCACAACGACAACAACGCAGAATGAGAAGCTCTGCTTCCTAGCATGGTTTGAACTGGATATCGCATTTACATCGCTGGTCCTGCGCCGTATATATGGCCCCGAGCAACGGAAGAAAATCCTCCGGAATATGGTCTTCATGTTCACTGCTGGTGTCGCGGGTCTCTACGGATTAACGAAGCTCTACCCCGACGAGCGCGAACAGGTCACCGCGTACTGGACAGGTCTTGCACTGCAGCTCCCGATTGGGTATGCTTGTTTGTATTTCCTGTGGAGAGATCAGGATACCGCGGGGCATTCTTTGGAAATTTG GTTGACGAAGTACATTGGCTGCTACACAGCCTACGGCGTTTTCTTCTGGCGATACTGGAACATTCCGCAGAACTGGGAGTATGTGGGGTCGCCGTTGAGCGTGGGGATTATTATACTCACGTTGATTCCGGAGACGATTTATCCGTTTGTTTATATCAAGATTCATaatgagaaggagaagaaggagaagctgCAGTAG
- a CDS encoding uncharacterized protein (COG:S;~EggNog:ENOG410PP7I;~TransMembrane:3 (n12-23c28/29o52-71i83-101o107-133i)) has protein sequence MGRLIKNHWARLIILTAAAFQIGSAVEGFIWPKILWDFMTKNLNGAVKPAPILQILNLLMGLLGLAWEWPLKFVAGTFPHRSIETRLVVYPLSAMFAALLYQGTHPALYYLVGMGVYFWAYTEGEVCISSWFLDC, from the exons ATGGGCAGGCTCATCAAAAACCACTGGGCACGACTAATCATTCtcacagcagcagcct TCCAAATAGGCAGCGCAGTCGAAGGATTTATCTGGCCCAAAATCCTCTGGGACTTCATGACGAAAAACCTCAACGGCGCCGTAAAGCCCGCCCCGATCCTCCAAATCCTCAACCTACTCATGGGCCTCCTCGGACTTGCATGGGAATGGCCGTTGAAATTTGTCGCGGGGACGTTTCCGCATCGAAGTATTGAGACGAGACTTGTTGTGTATCCGTTGAGTGCGATGTTCGCGGCGCTGCTTTATCAGGGGACGCATCCGGCGCTTTATTATTTGGTGGGCATGGGGGTTTATTTTTGGGCCTATACGGAGGGGGAGGTATGTATTAGCTCTTGGTTTCTTGATTGTTGA
- a CDS encoding putative Rho guanyl nucleotide exchange factor (COG:T;~EggNog:ENOG410PIJ2;~InterPro:IPR000219,IPR035899,IPR011993;~PFAM:PF00621;~go_function: GO:0005085 - guanyl-nucleotide exchange factor activity [Evidence IEA]), whose product MESDDNDGSQNPLVVIEDTESDANLVDAPEVQEPEPVNTTWSPSTFKKFIDYLRNKKPPRPQTRKYVEGWHDDPPTKPRDNDSRDHSFDHVLSPYHAIQDQQWEQLSGYSSQLGTVKTNSLSAMSQSAVRSRRTTQSTVNRSSSSERRRSIERRSTDIEGLRPVRSPSIYDDVQRRAVKRRQVIQEILTSESDYVLGLKALTDILSLLETRPAVYHNVQKLREVHEHLLAQLQNVSPPKSATTDAELTNLISGGLSKHSSLRGFRSLQNRSLRTRNLKQKFNLRVKLIAADPTEARDVARVMQNLSTAAGAYVKFCNNKELLKQDISLLRESISNWALFDQGIEALSRSVTPMESRRPKENRSMTLDDLLIKPIQRFCKYHLMLKQLSDCTPSSDCPSSDHDIRQALGIIRALGDQVNSATGDVAYEGRIRKTIELQKKLGPFQSDTLRDIYKQLGPMVMCGVLHVTYQSGDHIKGTYMVCSLFDHYILLAKYAEESRELQPVACLYVWDLKIDCLRNGKGLSCYECLFSWKLVFHHQNDHYEFVLSASTAAEERQWTSEIVKSTQKVEPIPEPRKYSVLTLDVEPFEHSNDPLGRKSSVHSLSTSRTNHNSQHVIIERTHHPNSSEVVPPAEGEIERPRVMPPQGALTLVTRRQDRIRLEQFISDEYTRDVLPFPGMALGYQDKRHKKIKGSVHATYTKRSASLSKIVNTPTGTDDHLTNSLSKGMGDIVPQPLQDLFPYDDEKGVVLLEASPEAKLPATLKLGKVSRRTTSATRTASQGSKSYGVLGSPTWKSFGSLFHTISPRRHKRTGSSLSRSDA is encoded by the exons ATGGAGTCTGACGACAACGACGGTTCACAAAATCCCCTTGTGGTGATCGAGGATACCGAATCAGACGCCAATTTGGTGGATGCCCCCGAAGTCCAGGAGCCGGAACCAGTGAATACGACATGGTCTCCTAGCACTTTCAAGAAGTTCATAGACTACCTGCGAAATAAAAAACCCCCTCGACCCCAGACCCGGAAGTACGTCGAAGGCTGGCACGACGATCCACCAACCAAGCCACGGGACAATGATTCACGGGACCATAGCTTCGACCACGTTCTGTCGCCATACCACGCCATCCAGGATCAACAATGGGAACAGTTGTCAGGCTACTCTTCGCAACTAGGAACGGTCAAAACGAACTCGTTGAGCGCCATGAGTCAAAGTGCTGTGAGGTCGAGAAGGACAACGCAAAGTACCGTCAATCGCAGTTCCAGTTCTGAGCGCCGGAGGTCGATTGAACGGAGGTCGACGGATATCGAAGGCCTGAGACCAGTCCGCAGTCCCTCCATCTATGATGATGTTCAAAGGCGCGCCGTGAAGAGACGGCAGGTTATTCAAGAGATCCTCACTTCGGAGTCAGACTATGTCCTGGGACTCAAGGCCCTGACTGAC ATCCTATCCCTTCTCGAAACGAGACCAGCGGTCTATCATAATGTCCAAAAGCTCCGCGAAGTCCACGAACACCTCCTTGCCCAGCTTCAGAATGTCTCGCCGCCAAAGTCAGCCACCACCGATGCTGAGCTTACCAATCTGATTTCTGGCGGGCTTTCCAAGCATTCAAGCCTACGAGGCTTCAGGAGCCTGCAGAACCGATCCCTCAGGACACGCAACTTGAAACAAAAGTTCAATCTTCGTGTGAAGCTGATAGCTGCGGATCCTACTGAAGCTCGGGATGTTGCACGTGTGATGCAAAACCTG TCGACAGCCGCTGGGGCCTACGTGAAATTCTGCAACAATAAGGAACTACTAAAACAGGATATATCGCTCTTGAGAGAGTCCATATCGAACTGGGCACTTTTTGATCAAGGGATTGAGGCTCTATCAAGATCAGTAACACCGATGGAGAGCAGAAGACCGAAAGAGAACAGGTCCATGACCTTGGACGATCTTCTCATCAAG CCAATACAGCGGTTCTGCAAGTATCACCTTATGCTCAAGCAATTGTCGGATTGTACGCCCAGTAGCGACTGTCCGTCTTCCGATCACGACATCCGACAAGCTTTGGGCATAATCAGAGCTCTGGGAGACCAAGTCAATTCCGCCACCGGTGATGTCGCCTACGAGGGTCGAATACGGAAAACGATTGAGTTACAAAAGAAACTGGGACCTTTTCAATCG GACACATTGCGAGATATCTACAAGCAGCTAGGACCAATGGTTATGTGCGGTGTTCTACATGTGACTTACCAATCCGGAGACCACATAAAAGGTACATATATGGTCTGCAGCCTTTTTGATCATTACATTCTCCTTGCCAAATATGCGGAAGAGTCCCGCGAGCTCCAACCAGTGGCATGCCTTTATGTGTGGGATCTCAAAATCGATTGCTTGAGAAATGGCAAAG GCCTAAGCTGCTACGAATGTTTGTTCTCGTGGAAACTGGTATTCCACCACCAGAATGACCATTACGAGTTTGTTTTGAGCGCGTCCACGGCAGCGGAAGAAAGGCAGTGGACGTCTGAAATCGTCAAGTCGACACAGAAGGTCGAGCCAATTCCTGAGCCAAGAAAGTATTCCGTTTTGACGCTCGATGTGGAACCCTTTGAGCACTCGAATGATCCTCTAGGTCGGAAATCGTCTGTTCACTCCCTGTCGACATCTCGCACCAACCACAACTCCCAACATGTGATCATCGAGAGAACGCACCATCCCAATAGCTCTGAAGTAGTACCGCCTGCTGAAGGAGAAATTGAAAGACCGAGGGTTATGCCACCGCAAGGAGCTCTGACCCTGGTGACCAGACGACAAGACCGCATTCGCTTGGAGCAGTTTATTTCCGACGAATATACCCGTGACGTGCTCCCATTTCCTGGAATGGCGCTAGGGTACCAGGACAAACGACACAAGAAGATAAAGGGCAGTGTCCATGCGACATACACAAAGCGGTCTGCGTCTCTAAGCAAGATCGTGAATACGCCAACCGGAACGGATGATCATCTTACTAACTCCCTGTCGAAGGGTATGGGCGACATTGTACCACAGCCACTCCAAGATTTGTTCCCATATGACGATGAAAAAGGAGTTGTTCTTCTGGAAGCTTCCCCGGAAGCAAAGCTACCAGCCACCCTCAAGCTCGGGAAAGTATCAAGAAGAACCACATCGGCTACTCGTACAGCCAGTCAAGGATCCAAGTCTTACGGCGTCCTTGGAAGTCCTACCTGGAAATCGTTCGGGTCCCTTTTCCACACCATTTCGCCCAGGAGACATAAGCGAACAGGCTCATCGTTGAGCAGGAGTGATGCGTGA
- a CDS encoding mismatch-specific DNA-glycosylase (COG:L;~EggNog:ENOG410PVGU;~InterPro:IPR015637,IPR036895,IPR005122;~PFAM:PF03167;~go_function: GO:0019104 - DNA N-glycosylase activity [Evidence IEA];~go_process: GO:0006281 - DNA repair [Evidence IEA]) — protein MTVDAQTGHRNEKHGDNDVPVNKITSFNGRLNQYFHNTKNVVASNGSSTVKDTLKRDSSSQEQSENDLLDNDNGSDGSSRSKRRKGPRLATATPTPEESPARITRSRSASLLQTQSPQTFPITRSQSTTTVATTTTTKRGRGSRTASQTSASRSLLRDTIPRNLTLLLVGVNPGILTGTTGHAYAHPSNLFWKLLHWSRITDIRHPPSDTYRLPELYNIGNTNIVERPTRDASMLSRAEMDAGVPVLEAKVADKKPEVVCLVGKSIWEAVWRVKHGRGIKKEEFKYGWQGQGENMGVCEGWGGARVFVATTTSGLAAGMSIGEKRAVWEELGSWVVRKREEGKQGRIVTGVGEEGCEFYSTD, from the coding sequence ATGACAGTGGATGCTCAGACCGGCCACAGAAATGAAAAACACGGTGACAACGATGTCCCCGTGAATAAAATAACCAGCTTCAACGGCCGATTGAATCAATACTTTCACAATACGAAGAATGTCGTCGCATCAAATGGCTCGAGCACGGTCAAGGATACCCTGAAACGGGATTCGTCGTCGCAGGAGCAGTCTGAAAATGACTTACTTGATAATGATAACGGCTCAGATGGTTCGTCGCGGTCGAAGCGAAGAAAAGGACCTAGACTCGCCACGGCGACTCCCACTCCGGAGGAATCTCCTGCGCGAATAACTCGCTCGCGCTCAGCTTCTTTACTACAGACACAATCACCACAAACCTTCCCCATAACCCGCTCCCAGTCTACAACCACTGTagcgacgacgacaacaaccAAACGCGGCCGCGGCTCCCGCACCGCCTCCCAAACATCAGCATCCCGGTCCCTCCTCCGCGACACAATCCCCCGCAacctcaccctcctcctcgtcggCGTAAACCCGGGCATCCTGACCGGCACAACAGGCCACGCCTACGCCCACCCCTCAAACCTCTTCTGGAAACTCCTGCACTGGTCCCGCATAACCGATATCCGCCACCCACCAAGCGACACCTACCGCTTGCCGGAATTATACAACATCGGGAACACGAATATCGTCGAGCGACCAACGCGAGATGCGAGTATGCTTTCCCGCGCGGAAATGGACGCCGGCGTCCCCGTTCTCGAGGCCAAGGTCGCAGACAAAAAACCCGAGGTTGTGTGTCTTGTGGGCAAGAGTATCTGGGAGGCTGTGTGGAGGGTTAAGCATGGAAGGGGAATAAAGAAGGAGGAGTTTAAGTATGGGTGGCAGGGGCAGGGGGAGAATATGGGGGTTTGTGAGGGGTGGGGTGGAGCGAGGGTGTTTGTGGCTACGACGACGAGTGGGTTGGCGGCTGGGATGAGTATTGGGGAGAAGAGAGCTGTTTGGGAGGAATTGGGGAGTTGGGTTGTTaggaagagggaggagggaaAGCAGGGGCGGATTGTTACTGGTGTTGGTGAGGAGGGTTGTGAGTTTTATAGTACGGACTAG
- a CDS encoding putative chromate ion transporter (COG:P;~EggNog:ENOG410PHR0;~InterPro:IPR003370;~PFAM:PF02417;~TransMembrane:10 (i122-148o168-187i199-217o223-242i324-343o355-380i392-417o423-451i463-483o520-540i);~go_function: GO:0015109 - chromate transmembrane transporter activity [Evidence IEA];~go_process: GO:0015703 - chromate transport [Evidence IEA]) has protein sequence MLVVLIADRTFRMIRNNMLLPPPLSRCLSSLTSLIRKLNNRRESRECDGMRKSLLSRLVDVFLRTWDLGFTAFGGPPVHFQILHARFVEGQGGKEKWVDEQTYQELFAICQGLPGPGSTKMIFCLALLHAGFIPAMLVFFIWSLPGAIGMYALSLGVQNISETLPEAAYSLLSGLNAATVGIVALAAVQLAEKAIRDQLSRILVIFGACAGLCYNALWYFPVLMIMGGFLTALWDGWLYQQIGRAKIAWKNRHVHPQGPELTNSNPTDVESVPLEETRVQRSETTRSRKTDPGNGGLPQTSVEATRPTQSNENPSQQHIIRIRVGLVIMGLFFASFIGILVARDQLANPPLTMDLFANMYLAGTVIFGGGPVVIPLLRSYVVDPGWVSSRDFLIGLAIIQAFPGPNFNFAVFLGALALQNSRFPTILGAILGGLGIFFPGITLAVAIQSFWRVLRRRKYVIDFLRGVNATAVGLVFTAVYRLWEIGYLTPERSDGQSLAKEPWWVVVAAVTYSGSAWFKVPPAIAIIMGAVLGLCWFGVVGR, from the exons ATGCTTGTCGTTCTGATCGCAGACCGAACATTTCGAATGATCAGAAACAATATGCTGCTCCCGCCGCCACTTTCGCGGTGTCTGTCTTCCCTCACCTCATTAATTCGGAAATTGAACAACCGCAGGGAATCGAGAGAGTGTGATGGGATGCGAAAATCTTTATTAAGTCGCTTGGTCGACGTCTTTCTGCGCACATGGGATCTAGGTTTCACTGCCTTTGGAGGGCCACCGGTGCACTTCCAGATTCTGCATGCCAGGTTTGTGGAAGGACAGGGCGGCAAGGAAAAATGGGTTGATGAGCAGACG TATCAAGAACTCTTTGCTATTTGTCAGGGTCTACCGGGTCCCGGTAGCACGAAGATGATTTTCTGTCTGGCCCTTCTACACGCAGGATTCATACCCGCTATGCTTGTGTTTTTCATTTGGAG TCTTCCCGGCGCAATTGGTATGTATGCGCTCTCGCTCGGTGTCCAGAACATCAGTGAAACGCTTCCCGAAGCGGCGTACTCCCTACTCTCTGGCCTTAATGCTGCCACAGTAGGAATCGTTGCTCTTGCGGCTGTACAGCTGGCCGAGAAGGCTATTCGCGATCAACTATCCCGAATTCTTGTGATCTTTGGCGCATGTGCTGGTCTCTGTTACAATGCACTGTGGTATTTCCCTGTTCTGATGATCATGGGCGGTTTTCTCACAGCCTTATGGGATGGATGGCTATATCAGCAAATCGGGAGAGCAAAGATTGCTTGGAAGAATAGACATGTTCATCCACAGGGGCCAGAACTGACAAATAGCAATCCCACAGATGTGGAGTCTGTACCCCTCGAGGAAACCAGAGTGCAAAGAAGTGAGACAACGCGATCGAGGAAGACAGATCCTGGAAATGGAGGACTGCCACAAACCTCAGTTGAAGCTACAAGGCCAACACAATCCAATGAAAATCCTTCGCAACAGCACATTATTCGGATCAGGGTTGGCCTTGTGATCATGGGTCTTTTCTTTG CTTCCTTCATCGGGATCCTTGTTGCCCGAGACCAGCTTGCCAACCCGCCGCTGACAATGGACCTCTTTGCCAATATGTACCTCGCTGGCACTGTTATCTTCGGTGGAGGCCCTGTTGTCATTCCCCTTTTGCGCTCTTACGTCGTCGATCCTGGATGGGTCTCCAGTAGAGACTTCCTGATTGGCCTAGCCATCATCCAAGCCTTCCCCGGTCCTAACTTCAACTTCGCTGTCTTCTTGGGGGCGCTGGCACTACAAAATTCACGCTTTCCAACCATCCTGGGTGCGATCCTCGGTGGTTTAGGAATATTTTTCCCGGGCATCACGCTTGCCGTTGCAATCCAGAGCTTCTGGCGAGTATTGCGGAGGAGGAAATACGTGATCGACTTTCTAAGAGGAGTGAATGCCACTGCAGTTGGGTTGGTCTTTACAGCTGTGTACCGGTTGTGGGAAATTGGATACCTGACCCCTGAAAGGAGCGATGGACAGAGTCTCGCAAAGGAACCGTGGTGGGTGGTTGTTGCAGCAGTGACATATTCAGGGAGTGCATGGTTCAAAGTGCCTCCCGCCATTGCAATTATAATGGGGGCTGTTTTGGGCTTATGCTGGTTTGGAGTTGTGGGGCGGTAA
- the NAS2 gene encoding putative 26S proteasome non-ATPase regulatory subunit Nas2 (COG:O;~EggNog:ENOG410PGUB;~InterPro:IPR041489,IPR035269,IPR001478,IPR036034, IPR040815;~PFAM:PF18265,PF17820,PF00595;~go_function: GO:0005515 - protein binding [Evidence IEA];~go_process: GO:0070682 - proteasome regulatory particle assembly [Evidence IEA]), with amino-acid sequence MGISMEDNIHAPTVSSGDTSGGATPPKSNMFKLSVPDLTLKKELIEHKLSTLSRVLESHGVNMDTPLTTEDGFPRNDIDIAQIWTTRAQIIHLRNDHKEVMAHIEQRVYEHFKQYEQTHFTSPPAYTTIAATAPRAILLDDATLTAGPAFAKVTSVVSGSPADQAGLEVGDTIKNFAGVNWTNHENLSKIAQVVQKNEGCVMNIKVSRKDESREGQTKDELMQIVPRPGWGGRGLLGCHIVPI; translated from the exons ATGGGTATCTCCATGGAAGACAATATACACGCTCCCACCGTTTCCTCCGGCGACACGTCTGGAGGGGCAACACCTCCGAAAAGCAACATGTTTAAGCTCTCCGTGCCGGACTTGACGCTCAAGAAGGAGTTGATCGAGCACAAACTGTCGACTCTCAGCAGAGTGCTTGAGTCG CATGGTGTCAATATGGATACGCCGTTGACTACCGAGGATGGTTTCCCGCGCAACGACATCGACATTGCCCAGA TATGGACTACCCGCGCCCAAATAATCCACCTGCGAAACGACCACAAGGAGGTTATGGCGCATATCGAGCAGCGCGTCTACGAACACTTCAAGCAGTACGAACAGACTCACTTCACCTCACCTCCCGCATACACGACGATCGCAGCTACTGCACCACGCGCTATCCTTCTTGACGATGCTACTCTGACCGCGGGTCCGGCTTTCGCAAAGGTTACCAGTGTCGTGTCAGGAAGCCCGGCAGACCAGGCTGGCTTGGAAGTCGGAGATACCATCAAGAACTTTGCGGGCGTGAACTGGACCAACCACGAAAACCTCAGCAAGATCGCGCAGGTTGTTCAGAAAAACGAGGGG TGCGTCATGAACATCAAGGTCTCCCGGAAGGATGAGTCCCGCGAAGGTCAGACTAAAGATGAGTTGATGCAAATCGTCCCTCGTCCTGGTTGGGGTGGTCGTGGCTTGCTGGGCTGCCACATCGTTCCGATTTGA
- a CDS encoding uncharacterized protein (COG:S;~EggNog:ENOG410Q26K) produces the protein MTADPTDYSTTTFRTINNIDNSAQTAYTGDTTYGTYEDDAITDYGLRGASDPKPYSTPATATASGIRGYDPSDYSNIAVQDGGGHTAYDPVTGAYDEHYDYRAENSTKHHRERMLPDGTYQLREVDRFDDGTAKVHREYSNPNTGTNYIKDYQK, from the coding sequence ATGACCGCCGACCCCACAGACTACTCAACCACCACCTTCCGTACAATCAACAACATCGACAACTCCGCCCAAACCGCCTACACAGGCGACACAACCTACGGCACTTACGAAGACGACGCCATAACCGACTACGGCCTGCGCGGTGCGTCCGACCCAAAGCCCTACTCCACCCCagccaccgccaccgcctCAGGAATCCGCGGCTATGACCCCTCTGACTACTCGAACATTGCCGTGCAGGATGGCGGTGGCCACACGGCGTATGACCCTGTGACGGGAGCGTATGATGAGCATTATGATTATCGGGCGGAGAATTCGACGAAGCATCATCGGGAAAGGATGTTGCCGGATGGGACGTATCAGTTGAGGGAGGTGGATCGGTTTGATGATGGGACGGCGAAGGTGCACCGGGAGTATAGTAATCCGAATACGGGGACGAATTATATTAAGGATTATCAGAAGTGA
- a CDS encoding SBDS family protein (COG:S;~EggNog:ENOG410PRJB;~InterPro:IPR036786,IPR039100,IPR019783;~PFAM:PF01172) — MTRGNEANSKVFYKGANDDFVVFVDDVAALNNWRNDRSIPLAQVVNGWKIFVTHRHGAQGLLDGASKGLLESEFGTSNEDDVMVKILERGEYQTSVNSAHQADKNVNKGPSVIGR; from the exons ATGACTCGTGGCAACGAAGCAAACTCCAAGGTTTTCTACAAGGGCGCCAACGATGACTTTGTCGTTTTCGTCGACGACGTCGCCGCCCTCAACAACTGGCGCAATGACCGCTCCATCCCCCTTGCCCAGGTCGTGAACGGGTGGAAGATTTTTGTTACTCATAG ACACGGAGCGCAGGGCCTCCTCGACGGCGCTAGCAAGGGCCTTTTGGAGAGCGAATTCGGGACTTCGAATGAAGACGACGTTATGGTGAAAATTCTTGAGAGAGGGGAGTATCAGACTTCTGTT AACTCCGCGCACCAAGCTGATAAGAATGTCAACAAGGGTCCTTCTGTTATTGGTCGGTAA